In Mytilus edulis unplaced genomic scaffold, xbMytEdul2.2 SCAFFOLD_533, whole genome shotgun sequence, the genomic window gtttcaaaataatataaataagggatttgaaaaatcaagagatttatcagaaaatgatgctaaaattcgtaaaaaagaaactacaaaaaaaatgattaaacaattttataaaaaaaatggtgaaacTATACGTAATGAAGACGGTTTTTTTGTTGGGGAAGAAAATGAtggaaaaataatgttatatgtAAAAGATGAAAAAGGTAATGATATTGCATTAACGTATtaccaaaaagaaaaaagaaaattttataaatttagcaCTCTTAAAAGTTATTACGGTGTTAATTTTGTTAGGGATGTTTTAGGTGtagatgattttaaaatatctgataGAATAATAGAAGGTAGAGCAGGGTTTCAGAGAATGTTAAATGAACTCGATAATATAGAAATTCCATTACAAGAAATATCTACACAACAAGAAGGACAAGAATTATTAGAAATAGCAAGTAATGAAGAAACACATGTGAAAGAAATAGAAACTTCATTTATTGAACAAGGAACATCTTTCATAAATGAAGAAACACAAACATATATGACAAAAAGAGAGATGGATGGTATAATCAGTGCAATGACATCAGTAAAAGAAGAGATTGCAAATGAATTAGCAAAACTGAATGAAACAAATAAAGACTTAGCAAAagaaaatgccaaattagaacaAGCTAAAGAAGACAATGATGAATTTCAAATAGATAGAGTAAGTAGTCGAATAAGAGAGTTGGAATCTGAGAGAAGTGCAAGACTAGaagtaattaatattaataaagaaaaactACGTAGTCAAGTAAAcagatttaaacaaacaatacataaaatgttaAACGAAGACAAAACATTAGGTGAAAGAATAAGAACATTATTCAGAGAACAAGGAATAACAATAGTTAGTGTTTTAACTGCTTTTGGAATGATTATTGGTGTTATTGTTGAGGCATTTACTGGTTCTCCTTCTCCTTTTCCTTCTCCTGCTCCATCAAAAGGTGGTGGTGTACAAGATTGGatgaaaaaacaattaaaaaatcttgGAAAATTATTATCTTTTCTTGCAGGAAAATTAGCAGCTGCATTAC contains:
- the LOC139509696 gene encoding uncharacterized protein PF3D7_1120000-like, which codes for MAEGGYEFDNPEFKNNDYDEEEEEEETSFQDDEEFQNNINKGFEKSRDLSENDAKIRKKETTKKMIKQFYKKNGETIRNEDGFFVGEENDGKIMLYVKDEKGNDIALTYYQKEKRKFYKFSTLKSYYGVNFVRDVLGVDDFKISDRIIEGRAGFQRMLNELDNIEIPLQEISTQQEGQELLEIASNEETHVKEIETSFIEQGTSFINEETQTYMTKREMDGIISAMTSVKEEIANELAKLNETNKDLAKENAKLEQAKEDNDEFQIDRVSSRIRELESERSARLEVININKEKLRSQVNRFKQTIHKMLNEDKTLGERIRTLFREQGITIVSVLTAFGMIIGVIVEAFTGSPSPFPSPAPSKGGGVQDWMKKQLKNLGKLLSFLAGKLAAALPGIIGSIVSCC